One window from the genome of Cottoperca gobio chromosome 15, fCotGob3.1, whole genome shotgun sequence encodes:
- the LOC115020113 gene encoding uncharacterized protein LOC115020113: MAEAERPMSELYPGGGAVSLSAQSLFDPSKSSTQPTDCRLAAAPGKVSQEELQEAVSEICKAHSESDCSCLRVGGDPGEQEQSQCEHCVPLKASSPPHSLAETHAPSHLHERVVNAINGNSQAGETVQSIEPASLPVHRSHLDTTYIPVVKQGAPQALLRNTCGPDYHGGDKSIQESHSMLACKQPMQLQQCHIITTICRGANSGEGGAQQPHSRCVCVSSAKAEAKMEGVEGKGHLSPKCDKPLCYGSYNYHVNFEDTFAAYCHPQPIPAHPQLLPRVAGIEPSCNIQRAVAPPSATKHLTLPRLISSVSETGLDAKHLLRCCNLNCSYISLLPPGAAPQSQKHFGGEEYCSSPVGHVRSLTHDMGTMTAHKQLRDVGVQTAQTVTPHVFPQICLAEERRREAPDNDSNGGKKAGGAPKSPVKEVKWDAEGMTWEVYGASVDPEELGVAIQKHLELQIKETASHAAKLSHQNTNSSRQGGNTGCQRKRSRMMGSIRAPACCTRSTTAVD, encoded by the coding sequence ATGGCAGAGGCCGAGCGTCCCATGTCAGAGCTGTACCCAGGAGGGGGAGCTGTTAGCCTCTCTGCTCAGTCCCTCTTTGACCCCTCCAAGAGCTCGACACAGCCAACAGACTGCAGACTGGCTGCAGCACCAGGCAAAGTCTCCCAGGAAGAGCTCCAAGAGGCTGTCAGTGAGATCTGTAAAGCACATTCAGAAAGTGACTGCAGCTGTCTGAGGGTCGGCGGAGATCCTGGTGAACAAGAACAAAGCCAATGTGAACACTGTGTGCCCCTCAAGGCTTCAAGCCCCCCCCATAGTCTGGCTGAGACGCATGCACCCTCACATCTGCACGAGAGAGTGGTGAATGCAATCAATGGCAACTCTCAGGCTGGTGAGACGGTGCAGAGCATAGAGCCCGCCTCCCTCCCTGTTCACAGGAGCCACTTGGACACTACCTACATCCCTGTGGTTAAACAGGGAGCCCCCCAGGCTCTGCTCAGAAACACTTGTGGACCTGACTACCATGGTGGAGATAAGAGTATCCAAGAGAGTCACTCCATGTTAGCCTGCAAGCAGCccatgcagctgcagcagtgccACATTATCACCACCATTTGCCGAGGGGCCAACAGTGGAGAAGGTGGTGCGCAGCAGCCTCAcagcaggtgtgtctgtgtctcgTCTGCCAAGGCAGAAGCCAAAATGGAGGGTGTTGAAGGAAAGGGCCATCTTTCCCCTAAATGTGACAAGCCACTCTGCTATGGCTCTTACAACTACCATGTCAATTTTGAGGACACATTTGCTGCCTACTGCCACCCCCAGCCCATCCCTGCGCACCCCCAGCTGCTGCCCCGTGTGGCAGGCATAGAGCCAAGCTGTAACATCCAGCGTGCAGTGGCACCTCCCTCAGCGACGAAGCACCTCACCCTGCCTCGCCTCATCTCCTCTGTCAGTGAGACGGGCCTGGATGCCAAACACCTGCTGCGGTGCTGCAATCTCAACTGCTCTTACATCAGCTTGCTGCCTCCTGGTGCTGCACCACAATCCCAAAAGCACTTTGGTGGAGAAGAGTACTGCAGCAGTCCCGTTGGCCATGTCAGAAGCCTAACCCACGACATGGGGACCATGACAGCCCACAAACAGCTGAGGGATGTCGGGGTGCAGACAGCACAGACAGTCACACCTCATGTCTTCCCTCAAATCTGTCtcgcagaggagaggaggagagaggctcCCGACAATGACAGTAATGGAGGCAAGAAAGCGGGAGGAGCTCCCAAGTCCCCCGTGAAGGAGGTGAAGTGGGATGCCGAAGGCATGACATGGGAGGTGTATGGGGCCTCCGTGGACCCTGAGGAGCTGGGCGTGGCCATCCAGAAACACCTGGAGCTGCAGATCAAGGAGACAGCAAGCCATGCGGCCAAACTGTCCCACCAGAACACCAACAGCTCCCGGCAGGGCGGGAACACCGGCTGTcagagaaagaggagcaggaTGATGGGCTCCATCCGAGCCCCGGCCTGCTGCACCCGCAGCACTACAGCTGTCGACTAA